GTCTAGTGTTAGATAAGTATCCACCAGACGAACCAGatcaaatcatcaaaaatgcaACGGGCGTACTCTGGCACCCCGACTTCTCAGTCACTTCGCTCGGCGTTTTCAATGACATTGGATTGGTTTTCTTCGAGCCTGTTCCGCTTGGACGTGCTATAGCTGTTGTCGCATTGCCAACGAGTGCAAGCAATAACTACTTAAATGCTGATGTTGTATTGACTGGGTATAAATCGACGGTCAGTTTAATTGAagattttgcatttaattgCACCATTTAATAGATGGGGAATGACCTCAAGCACTACTAGTTCACCGAACTTACATTACGTGTACACCAAAGTGATATCTAACACCAACTGCCAGCTTCAGACAATTCCTTTTTCAGTGCAATCTTCGCATagtaattacaaatttttgtacaatttattGGGCTAATGAAATGAAGTGACCCTTTTCTTTCAGTGTGTACCAGTGGAACCGCTGCAGGTGAAGATGTGGGAGCTTGTGCCGGAGACTCAGGAGGACCAGGTAATTGATTACAAATATCAACTATAAATCAGCGGAGTGACGGGGCGGGATCTTAGAATTCGTCTAAAAACACTATACCAACCCAACACATGAGATGCAAAGTACTCATTCGATTCTTTGTAGGACATCCAATAATTAAAAtgacatccaaaaataaacaaaaaatcggaaattatAGACTTGCCTTCACATCTCATAATTTCAAgtaattttgttcattttttttttaatttttcagttgTAACAACAGGCGCAAATCCAGTGCAGATCGGTGTTATAAGTGTTGGTGGTACTTGCAGTGGTAACAGACCTACAATTAACACAAGAGTCACCTCACATTTGACTTGGATAAACGCCAATAAAATCTAAcaagaaaattatgttttcgttttgaatgcaataaaattattaatttcgtTTGGGAAAAAGGTTTAGTTTTTATGTATTGGGGTTCTCGTAGTTACAATCCAATGGTGGCTTCTCCATCACGAAGAAGTGGTTTCCGTAATGAATTAATTTCTATTCGTGTTCCCAAGGACACGGTCTGAAACCTATGCCATATTATTACATTAATCGATACAAAAATACGATTGGTTCTgtgacttttaattttgagCTTCAGAAGGTGCACTGATAAAGTAAgcaatttctcgaaatttgcATAGTTACTTTTCTCAACGCTGGTCAAACACctgcaaccaaatctattttttaatgaaagcaAACACATCCGTGGTCGTTATTGTcagtttacatttttcaagaaGGATTCTGGTGAGCAGAtatcattgaaaataaaatgtgaaacgcacaaatgtccgtaccattcaaaaaaaaaacttcaaaaactttaaatacccaagagtgtgacgcaagtctttatgttttaacttaaaaaatgGCTGATATAGCTAGGGGTGACACACTCTGCGCCTCAGCTCAAAGATTTTACTAGAGAAAATTTTCGCGAAATAAAAACgattgcgtcacaaatggtaTATGATTCGGCTATCATCGTTAAGGATACTTTATTTCAAGACATATTGTTACTTCTAtccaaaaaatgtgaattctTGAAGAACTGGGAAGATAGTGAATCAAGCggagtaataaaattttaagaacCAGTCAACTACCACCTCATTCTCAGTAATCCAAAAAGTCGAGAAGGGAGCCCATACAAACAGTCAAAAGTCCTCAAAATCCTAGAATTCTACTGGTAGGAGCGGTACGgggaaaaaacgtttttcgccaTTGTTCCTTATTTCTTGAAGATTACCCGTCAAAATTgtctcatacaaaaatatttacctgTACAATGAGGttaatgttttaatttaaCGCACTTGTCGTTGCACGATATGCACACCAATTGTCCTTGTGCCGAGATTGGAATCGAAAAACTTGATATAAATGCGACAATAAAAGTATATGAAGTTTATTTTATACCAGGCGTTCGAGATTTGGATCATTTTTATCGGTTGCGCGAGAAATGAAAGCGCATGTATAGATAAAGAAGTGCTTCCATGTGCAAAGTTTATTATCAAGCGTTGGTTATTTGACACATTTTTATTGTCTGGATTCTGTATGTCCGTTTATTTGTTAAGATTATCAATTTCTACAATAAAATACGAATAAGTACACTTGTAGACAATAATGGCAAATCTATGAGATAAAAATTACCTCAATTTTTCGAGTCAATGGGAAAATGGCTTTTTGTGCATCGAATGATCTCGGCTGAATCTCGGAAAATATGACAGATAGAAAGTTTGTTTAAAAGCCAAATTTATAGAGCTTTAGATTCTAGTCAACTTTCAGGCTTTTCCCCTAAAGTCGCTCATTCAGGAGCTACGAGCGTTTTAGATGTGAGATATGTGACCTATATGACCGTTGTAAGGGTCTAAAAGTGTCTTTCGGAGTTTAAGAGGTGTATACTGTCGTACAGACCTGCTAAGgactaattaaaaaaattggtctTTGAAAA
This genomic stretch from Bradysia coprophila strain Holo2 chromosome II, BU_Bcop_v1, whole genome shotgun sequence harbors:
- the LOC119073466 gene encoding chymotrypsin-2-like; translation: MLSIVLSFTFCLFIVVTAGSTDLAAAPSIQVVGGNEAVRYQFPYMATLYMHPSNAVCGGSLITTKTILTAAHCIQDVSPGNWTSIVFGSLVLDKYPPDEPDQIIKNATGVLWHPDFSVTSLGVFNDIGLVFFEPVPLGRAIAVVALPTSASNNYLNADVVLTGWGMTSSTTSSPNLHYVYTKVISNTNCQLQTIPFSVQSSHMCTSGTAAGEDVGACAGDSGGPVVTTGANPVQIGVISVGGTCSGNRPTINTRVTSHLTWINANKI